The DNA region TCTTGAAAAAGCTTTATAAATACGGGTAATTCCTTTACTATAGGAAAGAGAGATGAAGCGCAGCTGCTTGAGGCTGCGCTATCTTCACTTTATTGTCCGGATACGGATTGAACCGCGGATGAAGCAGTTGCGTGACTTGGCCATAACCGTGGGGATAGGCGCATGCAGTTGGCCGGTTGAATGAATAGAAAGCGGCTTTGACCTGCTGATCCAGACGTTGCTAAACATCGGCCCTCAGCATTTCGGGGTAGGAAGAGGTGGAGAATGAAGTATTCTGTGGTCATACCGGCAGCGGGCCGGGGGAAAAGGATGAATGCCGGGAAAAACAAGTTATTCATTGACATGAATGGTGAACCTGTCATCGCCTATACGATGAAGGTGTTTGATAGGGAACCAGATTGTACGGAAATTATCCTGGCTGTACATAAAGAAGAAATGGGCGAATTCAAAAAAATGATTTCGCGAATTGGGTTTGAAACGGAAATCAAGCTGGCGGAAGGCGGGAAAGAACGGCAGGACAGCGTATATAACGGCTTGAAGAAAACAACAGGCGATATTATTCTCGTTCATGACGGGGCCCGGCCATTCATTACCGGAAATATGGTCGGCAGGCTTGCTGAAGCAGCGGCAGAGCACGGTGCGGCTATTGCGGCTGTGCCGGTCAAAGATACAATTAAAAAAGCAGAGGCCGGCTTTGTTACGGAAACAGTGGATCGGTCCACGCTTATGACTGTTCAGACACCGCAG from Bacillus marinisedimentorum includes:
- the ispD gene encoding 2-C-methyl-D-erythritol 4-phosphate cytidylyltransferase, producing the protein MKYSVVIPAAGRGKRMNAGKNKLFIDMNGEPVIAYTMKVFDREPDCTEIILAVHKEEMGEFKKMISRIGFETEIKLAEGGKERQDSVYNGLKKTTGDIILVHDGARPFITGNMVGRLAEAAAEHGAAIAAVPVKDTIKKAEAGFVTETVDRSTLMTVQTPQAFRRDLILKAHEHARQTSFVGTDDSSLAELLGFPVKIIEGSYRNIKLTTPEDLIFAEAILAQ